In one Methylobacterium sp. SyP6R genomic region, the following are encoded:
- a CDS encoding ABC transporter ATP-binding protein, with protein MTPLPRSAPLLELEHVAKAFGPHVAVEDFSLAVAPGEFVSFLGPSGCGKTTTLQMIAGFLQPSRGTIRLEGRDLTSVHPSKRGLGIVFQSYALFPHMNAAENVAFGLEMQRVSKAERTERVRAALAMVGLAGYEDRHPRRMSGGQQQRVALARALVIRPSVLLLDEPLSNLDAKLREEMQIELRQIQRNLGTTTILVTHDQGEALSLSDRIVVMSKGRIEQIGTPQDTYERPASAFVAQFLGKTNDFAARVEGTAPARLVAGGWSAPAPVGVRGPVTVSVRPERIGFSESGLSARVAARIFQGNHWLFQCETECGPAIVVRPNDGLPQPGEGEAVRLAWRPEDMSVSTGAAA; from the coding sequence ATGACCCCCCTCCCCCGCTCCGCCCCGCTGCTCGAACTCGAGCACGTCGCCAAGGCCTTCGGCCCCCATGTCGCGGTCGAGGACTTTTCCCTCGCGGTCGCGCCCGGCGAGTTCGTGTCGTTCCTCGGCCCCTCGGGCTGCGGCAAGACCACGACGCTCCAGATGATCGCCGGCTTCCTCCAGCCCTCCCGCGGCACGATCCGGCTCGAGGGCCGCGACCTGACGAGCGTCCACCCGTCGAAGCGCGGGCTGGGCATCGTCTTCCAGAGCTACGCGCTCTTCCCGCACATGAACGCCGCCGAGAACGTCGCCTTCGGCCTGGAGATGCAGCGGGTCTCGAAGGCCGAGCGCACCGAGCGGGTCCGCGCCGCCCTCGCGATGGTGGGGCTCGCCGGCTACGAGGACCGCCATCCGCGCCGGATGTCCGGCGGCCAGCAGCAGCGGGTGGCGCTCGCCCGCGCCCTCGTCATCCGCCCGAGCGTGCTGCTCCTCGACGAGCCGCTGTCGAATCTCGATGCCAAGCTGCGCGAGGAGATGCAGATCGAGCTGCGCCAGATCCAGCGCAACCTCGGCACCACCACCATCCTCGTCACCCACGACCAGGGCGAGGCCCTGTCCCTCTCCGACCGGATCGTGGTGATGAGCAAGGGCCGCATCGAGCAGATCGGCACGCCGCAGGACACCTACGAGCGCCCGGCCTCGGCCTTCGTGGCGCAGTTCCTCGGCAAGACCAACGACTTTGCCGCCCGGGTCGAGGGCACCGCCCCCGCCCGGCTCGTCGCCGGCGGCTGGAGCGCCCCGGCCCCGGTGGGGGTGCGCGGCCCGGTGACGGTCAGCGTCCGCCCCGAGCGGATCGGATTCTCCGAATCCGGCCTGTCGGCCCGGGTCGCCGCCCGCATCTTCCAGGGCAATCACTGGCTGTTCCAGTGCGAGACCGAGTGCGGCCCGGCGATCGTGGTGCGCCCCAACGATGGTCTCCCTCAGCCCGGCGAGGGCGAGGCGGTGCGCCTCGCCTGGCGTCCCGAGGACATGAGCGTGAGCACGGGGGCTGCCGCGTGA